A DNA window from Takifugu flavidus isolate HTHZ2018 chromosome 15, ASM371156v2, whole genome shotgun sequence contains the following coding sequences:
- the LOC130538819 gene encoding receptor-interacting serine/threonine-protein kinase 2-like isoform X1 yields MEPSAAMGCVNICNLTSNLPVIPYQKLTDLYYLSRGGFGTVFKAQHSDWRTTVAIKCLKLDSPVGERERNCLLKEAEVLHKARFNHIIQILGICNEPEFFCIVTEYMSNGSLDLLLHQKDVYPSLGWPLRLRILYEISLGVNFLHNMNPPLLHHDLKTQNILLDGEFHVKIADFGLSKWRQLSVSKGSGSKPTEMGGTVIYMPPERYDASKNHRADVKHDMYSFSIIMWEVLSRQIPFEEVTNPMQIMFSVLRGMRPEISLDSLPAEIPSRSTLISLMTTGWTSNPDERPSFLKCLVELEPMVRAYDEIDFLEAVLEIKRSQLLRRSGCCAVQSECQQREEGLGRLKERPSLGPVSESSSGSGSDISLPGPLTLTLPSNDGLPSSLVASALGIPESEKDIGAGNNLNGYSPWHPNIPMKTSPNNCDYETRQDNVPLKPQPHQQGAYSPPSQGPIAEWIATQREEIVAQMTEACLNQSLDALLARSMLMREDYELVRNQQTRTAKVRQLLDHCHRHNEDFCRIVVRKLHDNKQMNLKPYPTEIASPTAPLASAPPLSLSCNITRNV; encoded by the exons ATGGAGCCGTCCGCGGCTATGGGCTGCGTGAACATTTGCAACCTGACCAGCAACCTGCCGGTGATTCCCTACCAGAAGCTGACAGACCTGTACTACCTGAGCAGAGGGGGCTTCGGCACCGTGTTTAAGGCACAGCACTCCGACTGGAGGACCACCGTGGCCATCAAGTGTCTGAAACTCGACAGCCCCGTCGGAGAAAG AGAGAGGAACTGTCTGCTGAAGGAGGCAGAGGTGCTCCACAAAGCCAGATTCAACCACATCATCCAGATCTTGGGCATCTGCAACGAACCCGAGTTCTTCTGCATAGTCACAGAATACATGAGCAATGGCTCCCTcgacctgctgctccaccag AAAGACGTCTACCCGAGTCTCGGCTGGCCTTTGCGACTCAGGATTCTGTATGAGATTTCCCTGGGGGTTAATTTTCTCCACAACATGAACCCGCCCCTCCTCCATCATGATCTGAAGACGCAGAACATTCTCTTGGATGGGGAATTTCATGTAAAG ATCGCAGATTTCGGCCTCTCGAAGTGGCGGCAGCTGTCTGTCAGTAAGGGCTCGGGCTCCAAGCCCACAGAAATGGGGGGAACCGTCATCTACATGCCCCCGGAGAGATACGATGCCTCCAAGAACCATCGGGCAGACGTGAAACACGACATGTACAG CTTTTCCATCATCATGTGGGAAGTCCTGTCCAGGCAGATTCCATTTGAAG AGGTGACCAACCCCATGCAGATCATGTTCAGCGTGCTGCGCGGGATGCGTCCCGAGATCAGCCTGGACAGTCTGCCCGCTGAAATCCCCAGTAGGAGCACCCTCATTTCTCTGATGACCACCGGATGGACGTCCAATCCAGACGAGCGGCCGTCCTTCCTCA AGTGTttggtggagctggagcccaTGGTGAGGGCCTATGATGAGATCGACTTCCTGGAGGCTGTGCTGGAGATCAAGAGGTCACAG TTGCTGAGGAGATCGGGCTGCTGTGCCGTGCAGTCAGAatgtcagcagagagaagaaggaCTCGGCAGGCTGAAGGAGAGGCCCAGTCTCGGGCCGGTCAGT GAAAGCAGCTCAGGCTCTGGTTCAGACATTTCTCTGCCAGGCCCCCTCACCCTGACTTTACCCTCAAATG ACGGGCTTCCATCATCGCTCGTGGCTTCTGCTCTGGGGATCCCCGAATCTGAAAAGGACATAGGTGCTGGCAACAATCTAAACGGTTACAGTCCCTGGCACCCGAACATACCGATGAAAACCAGTCCGAACAACTGCGACTATGAAACGAGACAGGATAATGTCCCGCTGAAGCCACAGCCTCATCAACAAG GCGCCTACTCCCCCCCCAGCCAAGGCCCCATTGCCGAGTGGATTGCAACGCAGCGCGAGGAGATCGTGGCCCAGATGACGGAGGCCTGcctgaaccagagcctggacGCCCTGCTGGCCCGCTCCATGCTGATGAGAGAGGACTACGAGCTGGTGAGGAACCAGCAAACGCGCACGGCCAAGGTGCGGCAGCTGCTGGACCACTGTCACAGGCACAACGAGGACTTCTGCCGCATCGTCGTGCGGAAGCTGCACGACAACAAGCAGATGAACCTGAAGCCGTATCCCACGGAGATTGcctcccccacagccccccTCGCCAGCGCGCCGCCGCTGTCCCTGTCCTGCAACATCACCAGGAACGTGTGA
- the LOC130538819 gene encoding receptor-interacting serine/threonine-protein kinase 2-like isoform X2: protein MVERNCLLKEAEVLHKARFNHIIQILGICNEPEFFCIVTEYMSNGSLDLLLHQKDVYPSLGWPLRLRILYEISLGVNFLHNMNPPLLHHDLKTQNILLDGEFHVKIADFGLSKWRQLSVSKGSGSKPTEMGGTVIYMPPERYDASKNHRADVKHDMYSFSIIMWEVLSRQIPFEEVTNPMQIMFSVLRGMRPEISLDSLPAEIPSRSTLISLMTTGWTSNPDERPSFLKCLVELEPMVRAYDEIDFLEAVLEIKRSQLLRRSGCCAVQSECQQREEGLGRLKERPSLGPVSESSSGSGSDISLPGPLTLTLPSNDGLPSSLVASALGIPESEKDIGAGNNLNGYSPWHPNIPMKTSPNNCDYETRQDNVPLKPQPHQQGAYSPPSQGPIAEWIATQREEIVAQMTEACLNQSLDALLARSMLMREDYELVRNQQTRTAKVRQLLDHCHRHNEDFCRIVVRKLHDNKQMNLKPYPTEIASPTAPLASAPPLSLSCNITRNV, encoded by the exons ATGGT AGAGAGGAACTGTCTGCTGAAGGAGGCAGAGGTGCTCCACAAAGCCAGATTCAACCACATCATCCAGATCTTGGGCATCTGCAACGAACCCGAGTTCTTCTGCATAGTCACAGAATACATGAGCAATGGCTCCCTcgacctgctgctccaccag AAAGACGTCTACCCGAGTCTCGGCTGGCCTTTGCGACTCAGGATTCTGTATGAGATTTCCCTGGGGGTTAATTTTCTCCACAACATGAACCCGCCCCTCCTCCATCATGATCTGAAGACGCAGAACATTCTCTTGGATGGGGAATTTCATGTAAAG ATCGCAGATTTCGGCCTCTCGAAGTGGCGGCAGCTGTCTGTCAGTAAGGGCTCGGGCTCCAAGCCCACAGAAATGGGGGGAACCGTCATCTACATGCCCCCGGAGAGATACGATGCCTCCAAGAACCATCGGGCAGACGTGAAACACGACATGTACAG CTTTTCCATCATCATGTGGGAAGTCCTGTCCAGGCAGATTCCATTTGAAG AGGTGACCAACCCCATGCAGATCATGTTCAGCGTGCTGCGCGGGATGCGTCCCGAGATCAGCCTGGACAGTCTGCCCGCTGAAATCCCCAGTAGGAGCACCCTCATTTCTCTGATGACCACCGGATGGACGTCCAATCCAGACGAGCGGCCGTCCTTCCTCA AGTGTttggtggagctggagcccaTGGTGAGGGCCTATGATGAGATCGACTTCCTGGAGGCTGTGCTGGAGATCAAGAGGTCACAG TTGCTGAGGAGATCGGGCTGCTGTGCCGTGCAGTCAGAatgtcagcagagagaagaaggaCTCGGCAGGCTGAAGGAGAGGCCCAGTCTCGGGCCGGTCAGT GAAAGCAGCTCAGGCTCTGGTTCAGACATTTCTCTGCCAGGCCCCCTCACCCTGACTTTACCCTCAAATG ACGGGCTTCCATCATCGCTCGTGGCTTCTGCTCTGGGGATCCCCGAATCTGAAAAGGACATAGGTGCTGGCAACAATCTAAACGGTTACAGTCCCTGGCACCCGAACATACCGATGAAAACCAGTCCGAACAACTGCGACTATGAAACGAGACAGGATAATGTCCCGCTGAAGCCACAGCCTCATCAACAAG GCGCCTACTCCCCCCCCAGCCAAGGCCCCATTGCCGAGTGGATTGCAACGCAGCGCGAGGAGATCGTGGCCCAGATGACGGAGGCCTGcctgaaccagagcctggacGCCCTGCTGGCCCGCTCCATGCTGATGAGAGAGGACTACGAGCTGGTGAGGAACCAGCAAACGCGCACGGCCAAGGTGCGGCAGCTGCTGGACCACTGTCACAGGCACAACGAGGACTTCTGCCGCATCGTCGTGCGGAAGCTGCACGACAACAAGCAGATGAACCTGAAGCCGTATCCCACGGAGATTGcctcccccacagccccccTCGCCAGCGCGCCGCCGCTGTCCCTGTCCTGCAACATCACCAGGAACGTGTGA
- the LOC130539395 gene encoding sorting nexin-16-like, which translates to MTTSYVPVPFPTWSCRIGTRMKSNIPLVRGAGLVKSAGQIPANDSRRTRGGVQDSTTTLVESEGSVGHSWTETPLTLNLVGYEILEKRSKFTILVKGHQSDSWLIFRRYSDFYRLRNELKRLFPSFGVTLPPKRFIRDNYEKRFLDGRRLGLQTFLQNLTLNKDIVSSEAVKNFLCVVGRLSPFDSLEDSRAVCETLEKNNHHLRMELLENQREIDTLKRILEEKENYISFLVKKFRQSCPDTTRKFHTCERT; encoded by the exons ATGACTACCTCATATGTTCCTGTGCCGTTCCCTACATGGAGCTGCAGGATTGGTACCAGGATGAAGTCCAATATTCCACTGGTGAGAGGAGCTGGACTTGTGAAAAGTGCAGGTCAGATCCCAGCAAATGACAGTAGGAGAAccagaggaggtgtgcaggataGTACAACTACACTGGTGGAGAGTGAAGGCAGCGTTGGCCATAGCTGGACAGAGACACCACTTACCCTGAACCTGGTCGGCTATGAGATTCTGGAGAAGAGGTCAAAATTCACG ATTCTGGTAAAGGGGCATCAGAGTGACAGCTGGTTGATCTTCAGGAGATACAGCGACTTCTATAGACTCAGAAACGAG CTCAAAAGGTTGTTCCCTAGCTTTGGCGTGACACTGCCTCCTAAACGTTTTATCAGAGATAACTACGAGAAGAGGTTTCTGGACGGGAGGCGGCTCGGGCTGCAGACTTTCCTGCAGAACCTGACATTGAACAAGGACATCGTCAGCAG TGAAGCTGTCAAAAACTTTCTGTGTGTGGTCGGTCGGCTGAGTCCCTTTGACAGTCTGGAGGACAGCAGG GCAGTTTGTGAGACTCTGGAGAAGAATAATCATCATCTTCGAATGGAACTGCTGGAGAACCAAAGAGAAATTGATACACTGAAAAGAAttctggaggagaaggaaaactATATCAGCTTCCTGGTGAAGAAATTCAG ACAGTCTTGCCCAGACACAACAAGGAAGTTTCACACATGTGAAAGGACCTAA
- the asip2b gene encoding agouti-signaling protein 2b → MRKATGKHVLCFLLLFFPLSWEEDAKKDARKSDNKVCCQGKTRGLFARRKNYLPREKHILKNKLKVLTPIRRCSRLMESCSQYTPCCDPCASCHCRLFNTICNCWKMSSLCLRKT, encoded by the exons ATGAGGAAGGCCACTGGTAAACACGTGCTGTGcttcctcctgcttttcttcccGCTGTCCTGGGAGGAGGATGCAAAGAAAGATGCCAGAAAATCAGACAATAAAG TTTGTTGCCAAGGGAAAACAAGGGGACTATTTGCGAGGCGAAAGAATTATCTTCCACGAGAAAAACATATTCTT AAGAACAAGCTAAAAGTCTTGACCCCTATTCGCCGCTGCAGCCGCTTAATGGAGAGCTGCTCCCAGTACACGCCGTGCTGCGACCCCTGCGCCTCCTGCCACTGTCGCCTGTTCAACACTATCTGCAACTGCTGGAAAATGAGCTCCCTGTGCCTGAGGAAGACATAG